A DNA window from Buttiauxella agrestis contains the following coding sequences:
- the rcsF gene encoding Rcs stress response system protein RcsF → MRALPICLLAVMLSGCTMLSRSPVEPIKSTATPPKAEPAKPKVVKPAPVKIYTNAEELIGKPFRDLGEVSGDSCQVSNQDSPPNIPTARKRLQINASKMKANAVLLHSCDVTSGTPGCYRQAVCVGSALNVSAK, encoded by the coding sequence ATGCGTGCTTTACCGATCTGTTTATTAGCAGTCATGCTCAGCGGCTGTACAATGCTAAGCAGATCCCCCGTTGAACCTATCAAAAGCACTGCTACGCCGCCGAAAGCCGAGCCTGCGAAACCAAAGGTCGTTAAACCAGCACCCGTAAAAATCTATACCAATGCTGAAGAGTTGATAGGCAAACCATTCCGCGATCTCGGTGAAGTCAGTGGCGATTCATGCCAGGTTAGCAATCAGGATTCTCCTCCTAATATCCCGACAGCTCGTAAACGCTTGCAAATTAACGCATCAAAAATGAAAGCAAACGCGGTGCTGTTGCATAGTTGTGATGTGACTAGCGGCACGCCAGGTTGCTACCGTCAGGCCGTTTGTGTTGGGTCTGCGTTAAACGTATCAGCAAAATGA